tctgtccGCCTGGCCTGGACAAGATTGATCTTGGCGATTTTTTCCTGATgccatgtaggtacctatttttcactGCTTCGACCACCTTGATTAATAATCAGGGTTCTttctaaaacacaaaaaataaatcatttttttcaaaatgttcaaattgaaattacctaTAAATACGCATGACCCTGATACCATTTTCGATATTGGCTTCAATTCATTTCTGCCAGGGATGGGGGAGAGGGGGATTCAAAGATTTTGGGACCAGAGAAATTTCCATCGTCGTGGcgcattttttttacagttcaaGCTGATATTTTGATCCGATAGCAGAAAATGTTTcttaatcatttttatcaatcaCCCAAATCACCACGACGATAGAAATTTCTGTGGTCACAAAGATTTTTATCTAGAACAACTTTGTACTGCATTTTTCTTGGGGTAGgggggataaaaaaaatatttgaattttaattagaaaaacGGGATCGAAAAATGAACCTGTGGGGTGGGACCGACCACGACTAGGAACTTTGAGCTGAGCCATTCAATCGATTCCTTGTGTGGGGGGGTGAGAAGAAGGGGGTACAAGCAAGTTTGAATGCGGTCAAATGGGTGAGGTAATGGTACTGAAccaaacactgaaaaaaaatcacgcatcttgtttacctacttttaaatAAGTCGCCTGAGGAcagaaatttgataattttttgacaattattcgaTTAGGTATCTATAGaggttgaatttttggaaaaattagaagCTTTTTGAGAACAGAAATATTACGAATACCAACATACCTGAATACGTGACTGCAGTTGACCCAGGTGACTTATGGCTGCGAAGGTAGGTAGATAGTAGGTAACAATAGAATTTATTCTGAATTGAATTTATGTACGAGCGAAactgcaagtttgaaaatttgaaataataaactATTTATCAAGTGCCTGCGTATCTAAATATGAAATTTACGAAAGCGTTGTATGATTCAGCGGCTCTCATATTTATCTGCGATATAAAAGcaataacaattttcaaatttttgcgtGGTAGATATTATCAGggtacttcaatttttaaatttttcgtccACGTTCATCGATTATTCTCTTATTAGATAGGTAATTTGCTTGATAACGTTCGCGTTATTTTTTTAACCTGTACATACTTACCATACATCAAGTAAACTATAGTAAATAGACCGACTGGTTTTGGAGACCAggtttagaataaatttttctattttatccAAAACTGGCCACCTGGTCTGAAATCATTTTCAGTATACAGCGGGTATCCCTGCAAcaggcaaaaaaaagttttgaaccgAACAAGATAAAATTAAAGAGCATGCGAAAATACGCCATCAGTCAAAACTTCCTGgagctaaagtgcatttttcgatttttgatgaattttcaatgatcaaatatttggaccaaaaaaaatttttaaagattcaaaattttaccacgtTGATCTAGAATGTTTAAATTTGGCATGTACACTATTTTCGATTCTTCGAATTAAATGGAAACGGTTTAGAACAGTCTTGAGcagttttggaacctccagctaatgttgaaagctgaaattttcgcaaaattttaatatgtatgaagaagttgcaaagctaaaatttacttcatgcTCTAATATTTCAACATACCGAGTTCACTGAAAATAGTATTAGGTCACTTTAGAGCCTccaataatattttggaaatctcggttccccaaaaaatgtgaaatcggTCGGGGAGAACTTCAACTCAAAAActgttcgaaaccgttttcaatctcTTCAgtgggtcaaaaatggggtagGTATGTGTTTCAAGTAGCCACTCTTGAGTACTTTGGGTGgccacttttgaatttttgcaattttaaagtgtccttttttgggcaaaaactgcaattttcaaaaaaaaatttcgcctgCAAAGTTGAtgtggttttcaaaaataaagagcTCAAAAGATTCGAAATTCTCTCTACTTTTcaattgatataattttgaagcCAGTAACAGTAGGTTGTAATCTATGAATTGCCAGGTTTCATTTAtctagaacaaaaaaaaaaaaaaaaaaaaaacagaagtcGATATTTTTAGCATTGCACTTTATCTATCTCTGAATTCAAATCTGAAAGTTGTTTATTGTTTTATAATCGCAGATAAGCAATGAGCTGCTTGATCTCGTACACACGTattcaacattttaataaaCTAATAAtacttttggatatttttatttacttagaattgcaattaaaaattcaccgttgacagtaaagtgaatttttcttaTCAAATGCATAAAATAATTGGGTAATATGATTTATTATAGGTATTCAAACGCGAATGTCGGTATATAATTCGAGTAATGTTGCAGTGTCGTTTAATTTGCACTTCAATCACGACTATCTCCTTTACTTTTACCTATCTACATGCGAGATGATTTAGTTCGAGAAGAAATTCGTAgagaatttaatattttatcagTATTCAGTACCTATACGAGAAGTCAAGTCGTAAGTCTACTAGATCAACTGTGGTAAAATAAGGTAtgtttgtatatttttaatCTTCATTCTTGTGTAATTGCTTATTTTGAATTCGTTTTTAAAGAATCTAAACTCTGTacctattttagaaatttttagagaaaataatttttggtaaattttcatttaaaaaaaaaaaaaaaaaacagaaaacacaCAATAACTATCTACACCCTGAAAACAATtagaaattgaataataataattggaaaaaaaacagaaaacagaaaACTCACACTGTCAAACTACATTTtgcaaatattaaaaattaatttttctataaaattgaatattaataatcaaaaaaagATGTCTATTGGAATGAATGAAAATAGTTAGAATATTGTTATCAGTATAGACAAGTACAAATAATCACTTTCGTTCCAGATTTTCCTTCCAAACCTACCTAGTTATTAAATTACTTATAACCTTGaacatttaaatttcaaaaaagcaaccGCCTTACTTAATTTGTATTATTAATTTCTACAGGTAGAAGTACTACATCCAACACTGTAATCGATCTCTCTTGAAAATATCCAAACATGTCCACCGAATGTGCCAGAAAACAGACGCATCAACCTGCAGAAGGCGAAGCTCGCCAACCCCAATCCAGCTGTccaatcaaaaagaaaaaataccgtCGTAGATTATTCATAGGAGAAGGCGATTTCGGCTACACCGAAGGACTACTCAATAAACACCTCGATAAACACAAAGACCTTGCCAAATACATCGTCGCCTGTGAACTTTACGACACACCAGTATGGGGTGCTGAGTCAGACATAATCGACGAACGAAtcaaacgaattaattcgttgaAAGAACGAGGAGTAACGGTACATTTCGGAATAGATGGCAGAGAACTTCATAGAAACCCGAAACTCAAAGGCGAAAGATTCCAACGCATACAATGGAATTGTCCCTACCTTTTACCAGGCACTAGCGAGAATGAATTCCAACAGGTGATCGTCGATTTCTTCTACTCTTGCGAGAAAATCCAATTAAAAGGAGATAGAATACATATCACTTTGATACAAGGGTTAGAAGATGAGGATTGGCGTGATCGTAGACAATACGAACATAATCTGGTGAAAGGATCTATGCAGTTTGGGTACAAGTTGATAAGGAAAAGAAGGTTTGGAAAAGATCGGTATCCTGGTTACCAGCATAGGAAAggtgaaaatctcgaaaaactTAATGTACCAGGGGTACATAGGGAATTTGTGTTTGAGAAAGATCCTACTTTTTCTGTCATCGTTAACTCGGTTCCTTTGAAGATGTCCAACGATAAGAAAACCTACCGGATTGATATTAATAAGAAAAATGGTGCGAAAACATTCAGACCAGATCTTGGTGATTGCTATTTTGTGTGTAGTACGGATGACGATTCGTCAGATTATTGTTCGTCTGATGAGTGAGAAGAAAGTCGATGCAAGATGTCGCTTTGTAATATTCAATATAGATATTATATTTATATTAGTGATTAAGTAGGTAGATGTTTATCTAGAATATTTGcgcatgtattttttttttttgaaggattgTGTTATGATAATTGCATTATTGAAcaataaaatgtcattttatttctcatttgttaatgtttcatttgaaaaataaataaataggtaaaatatgTTCGAATCTCGGCGATTAAAAATACACGTAAATAGGAAAATCAGTTGGGCAAGTACCAtattaatttcagcaaaaattaatcataaagTTTTGGCACTATTAAAAAGaaaaggtaggtacttgagtGGACTAACTCGACGATTTCGGATGAATTTGCCCAATATTTTCGaccgaatttttgtaaattctcaAACAATGTAGAGACTTGAAgagcaagtttcattttttttttttttttttttttttttgaaagaataatAGTATAAAAATGTGTGAGAGATaataattgttttaaaaaatccaggAAAGAGCATTCGAatgtttttgtaaattgttaaACAATGAAGAAagcatgtttcattttttttttgttttttttttttgaaaaataataatatgaaaatatgcgaaagaaaaattgttaaaaaaatctagaaaagagcattcgaatatttttgtaaatttttaaacaatgtaAAAagcatgtttcattttttttttttttttaaataataatacgaaaataTGTAAGAAAATAATTGTctttaaaaaatccagaaaagagcattcaaatttttcaacattaggtATAATTGagatcatttcaattttcaatctctACAGAAATcgtttctaaaattgaaaatttcattcgatgGATTTAATCGTTTTTAGGGAAAACTTCATGTCGAAGATTCATAATAATTTTCTACaatgtttataaattttcaacggaAAATTTGAACTCAATTCTCAAGTAAGAACCTATTTCTaacctttttctttctttttttttttttttttgtgaacatttttggaaaaattgacaagGCTGTATAATCTTATCtgctttttgaaagaaatgttaTCTAGTGCCAATGTTTACTCATTGCTTATTTATCGTACAATGTAACAAGAAGGTATACAATTCTTTacttaatgttgttttttttttcagatttaattTTGAGTATAAATTATTATAGTTGCAAAGTTACCTTCAAAAAAGATATAGCTGCCATCACTGTCACATGCACACGTGAATCTAATTCATAATATGTaccaaatgttgaaaaatgaaaataaatgaaggTCATTAcggatgaacattttttcaattaaaaactgCGGAGCTCTTGTCCATTGATTCTGCTATATAGGTACGCTAAAATCAATGCTCGTGTCCTTCTACGAATATACCCAgctgttttttcataaaatcatgtTTTCGAGTCTctgctttccttttttttttcgtctttcaaACTCACATTCCAACAAACCTTTTCAGTGGTCCATATGTCTTTTTAAATGTAGACAAACATCGCCCTCCCTTCACTTCCGCATACACTGGTCCCTTTAAAGTCTTGAAACGTGGAGACAAAACCTTCATTATTCTTTTCAATTGACGCGGCGCCTCAAACCTGCTCTCTTTATTTCCGATGCTGATGCAATTCCACAATCAATCACCCAGTCATCTTCACGGACAAACAGTTTCTAAACTCCTAGGTACCCTACCGCTTGCTATTTCTTCTCCTCCAGGTCTGGCTGCTTAAAGGCCAGTTGTCCGTTTTAGTTTTAAGTAACAACAATGGTCTATGTAGGCATCTTTTatctttacaatttttacaacctttgttgacctttttttttgtatccaTTTCCACGTATTTTGTATAACAGGTACCATATGCTACATCTCATTCTTCTGCAATGATGGTTCTGTCTATTTCAACTGTTTATTTTGTGGGGAAGTCATGCGGAGCTCGCGTCCGTCAATGAATCTAGCTCTATTTCATAAAATCACTTTACGAGTATCTGCTTTCTCTTTATTCTGTCTTTCTCTCTTTCCTGTGAACTCTCGTCCTTGAACCTGTTTCTAACTACCCTCGTTCTCGTCGATCTCTTGGTATCCCTTCTCCCTCTCTAGCAAAAAGAAACGGTCTCTAGTTTCGTCTTCAAATGCTAATTATATTACGAGATGCTGCGATATTTTCCAATGCAtgagtgattttcaaactttactcAATTCTATTTAGAAAAACCAACCCAACTACTTGAACAATGCCATTTTTTTCgtggaaattattttattttattgtataatatgtatttccTTCGTAAATATTGTtcacttgaataatttttgcaaagacaattttttttgaacatttttttaactcTTCAGAGATGTGCATAAAAGATTTTTTATATTCTTTGTTtagtgaaaattgtcaaaaacgacTGAAGAATGATAAAATACCtcaaacttttgagaaaaatattgaagtcgcgtaaattattgaaatttgacatcCTCGTATGCATGTGTGTAAATTAAAGAATtaatcaaaatgtttcaaaaaaaaattgaatgaaattttctttaaaagtatgcactttaggtaggtattccaagaattcatgaaaaatcagcATAATTGAGCTAGGtaaatgttgccaaaattgcttcaaatttttttaaaatgttataaagtgtctcGGAATCTGATTGTGAGTAAAATATCTTAAAAGTTTCCattttacaagggaacctcttgaggtgtcacactctgaCTTGAACGGgactgcaatttttggaaagagcatagtctaaaacccccaaaaccaaattttcaggtgcccaagttcatttttcgatttttagagaactttttaaattcaaaattgagtgtttttggcgatttatgctttttttaaaaagtacctacctgatcaataaaaatggtcaaaataagtcccaaaactaatattaagtaccccaaatacaaatttcaccatttccagccattctggagcctccagcgagatttttcaatttctccagaattttgaatttgcttcagaaggcgtgaatatgaaattgggcagctaaaaatcgagttgtatattacactcgacctgtttaacgagcttatctacatttgagccgattttggaagtgacacctcaaaagtggctttttgaccagcatttttcaaaatttaaaaatccaaaaaatcaagagtttcccgtttgtgtggaaatttttgaaattcccgcGAATcgctgttttttttccaaaactaaccccccaaatcaaaatttcacaatttccagccattctggagcctctagcgcgatttttcaatttctccagaattttgaatttgctccagaaggcgtgaatatgaaattgggcagctaaaaatcgagttgtgtactatattcgacctgtttaacgagcttatctacatttgagccgattttggaggtgacgcctcaagagtggttttttgaccagcatttttcaaaattaaaaaatccaaaatgtcacatgatgaccgtttgtgaggaaatttttgaaatttgtgcgaatcgctatatttcttcaagaactaacctccggagcgcaaattctaccatttccagccgttttggagcgagagtgacgcctcaaaaaaccacttttgaggtgtcactctcaaaatcggctcaaatgtggattaaactcgttaaacaggtcgagtgtaatatacaactcgatttttagctgcccaacttcatattcacgccttctggagcaaattcaaaattctggagaaattgaaaaatcgcgctggaggctccagaatggctggaaatggtgaaatttggatttggataattaatattagttttgggatttattttgaccatttttattgatcaagtacgtacttttttttaaaaaagcataaatcgccaaaaacagtcaattttgaattttcaaaaattcgcataaaatcgaaaaatgaacttgggcagctgaaaattggttttgagggttttaggctatgctttttccaaaaatcgcagtcccgttcaaatcggagtgtgacacttcaagaggttcccttgtaagatttcaaaaatgtcaaccAGTTGACgtttattttattctcaattttaaaattattcattattcacTCATcggtattcatttttattcatttattttgagCCCCATAAGCTCCCACATATCTAATTCCTACTTTTCTGttgtaaaaagtacctacttatagataTTTAAGAATAAAAAGTACTCAATGTACAAAGTTCAATTGCACGTGATTAAAGTGAAACtacataggtaagtactaagtacctacttctttaCTATCGAAAACATTAATTTGCTATTCGAATATAATAACTTCGCTGTAGTTTATCAAGTTTAATAAGTCAACACTGTTATCTAACTAGATATGTACCATAAAACAATCaaactattgaacaaaataatgcAGGGTTCATAAAACAAAGTAAGTAGGTTGAGAATGAatgcgagaaaattttgaaaaaattaaatattgtaaataagttcagatttttattttttcaaaagtgaaacgAGCgaactttcaacattttagaTGCCACTTAAACGACATTCATTTGtaatctaggtacctacgtatttgaaATATGGCTCAAATTTGCTGTTTAATGTATTTAAAagttatacataggtacctataataggtTTTTTACCCTTTCTTCTTGATAACATTTTGTCAGTAAATAAAGAGTTTTTATGTATTAAGAAACAGACTAGAACACAGCTTGGATGTTAGGTCAACATTGTAATCATAAATGTGTTCAGTGCTACACACTCATCTGAAGTATACGAATAAggattgaagaaattttgaaataaaggtGAGTTATCTATTTCATTCAATACTAAGCaccttatgaaattttattcaaagttaCTTTCCTATTatccaaaatcaaaatacaattCTATGCGTTGATGATCTTTTTTTGGGAACAATGTgcattttatacgttttttaatgtagataaataaataaaaaaacgtacattaaaaactgtaaaataagtgcattttttgatttttggcgaatttttgaaaatgaaattgggtcaagaaatggaaaatttttgaatttcatcaaattcacttaAAAATGTGGAATTTGTTGTGTACTTCATGTTTGAGTCCCCCTTCAAGTATATTGAAAACCGTTTCGAACCtgtttgagaagttctggagcctccagcagatttttgaaatctgaaatttctacaaaattttttcctatggAAAGTTGGGAAACTAAAAGTGTCTTCATATGCAAATTTAAACATACCAAGTCAATTGGAGGTTGGATGCTGTTtccagctgttctggagcctccagtcatattttgaaaattccagattttcgaaaagtgtcatctgaagttaatttttttgttaatatggCTGAAGGCTCCCGAACAACTTAATTAccaccttcaatcgactcagcatgttggaATTAGGgtacaaaacaacaaaattttgtggaaattttaatttttaaaaattctcaggaagctcaagaattgctcaaaaccatttaaaaccatctCCAATCAATTCTAGAGATAGAAAATAGGgtaaataccaaatttcagctttgtagataaatttagtgaaattttgattttttttttcattttttgtaccactttgatttttaaaaattcactaaaaatcgaaaaatgcactttatacaacaattttaattgattaaatttggtaaaaaaattcatatttaaaaaaatcaaaaacacccTTAAAACagcttgatttttgaaaaattttcaaaaatttaccaaaaatccaaaaataaactttagtaCCTGATATTTTGGTTAGAGAGGTTTTAAGACATGGTTTTTCAATCTAggttggtttcgttcaaattgttCCCTTATTAGTTACCTATTTGAAACGTATCTACTTGTTTGTTTCTGATATCTAGATAACTACTGCAACGATTCAAACATGTCTTCGCAATGCGctagaaaaaaaccaaacaaaaaatacaGACAAAGATTATTCATAGGAGAAGGCGACTTCAGCTACGTCGAAGCTCTGCTCAATAAACACATCGACAAGCACAAACCATTAGCCCAAGCCATCGTAGCCACTGAACTAACAACCGTACCAGAATTGGACGTAGAACCAGAAATAATGGAAGAAAGAGCGAAAAGAATCGAATCCTTACGTGAAAGAGGTGTAAAAATACTTTTCGGCATCGACGGTACGAAACTGCATGAAAATCCGATATTCAAAGGCGAAAGATTCAAACGAGTACATTGGAATTGCCCTTGGCGCGTATCCACCGTCAGCGAAAGAGATTTTGTCCAAGTGATCGTCGAGTTTTTCGAATCTTGCGGTAAAATACAACTAAAAGGTGATCGAATTCATGTTACGTTAACTCAAGGTTTAATAGATGACGATTGGCATTATCTACGACAATACGAACATAATCTTGTGAAAGCTTCGGTACGAGCTGGATacaaattgatcagaaaaagaCGTTCTGGAAGGCCACGATATCCTGGATACAAACATAGAAAAGGAGATGATTTAGTAGAACTTTATTTACCGGCGCAGCACAGGGAATTTGTGTTCGAAAAAGATCCGAGTTGCCCGAGTCTTAAAACGGAAACAGAAATTCTAGAATCGCTGCCAATAAAGATAACGAATAGTGAGAAAACGTACTGTATTGATATTAATAAGAAAAATGTTACGGATAAGTCGAAAATAACCCTCGAAGAGTGTTATTTTGTATGCAGCACTGATGATGACTCTTCTGATTATTGCTCTTCGGACGAGTGATTAAAAATCGTTTTAGGCAAAAGTCGTTTcgatggtatcattttttttcatttttttttttttcaataaactagGTACAggtagggtaggtaggtatagagcAATACCATAGTTCTTAAGAATATTATAATATCTGGAAATAAAATGTTATGAATAAATCGGTTATTTAAGTatttccttttgaaaaattttgttcacattATTTATCTAACGTAGTCTGAGTCAACTGTAAAGGGTCCAAATTTGGGCATCTTGAAGTTATCTCTTTTGATATTAAATCGTTGATACGAGCTGCAAATATGAGTAGttaataaaaaatgttcataataatataataaattatttttcataaaatgttctgatcaaaaattcaaaatttgatcatgatttttgaagtttcggAAAAATCAAGTAATCTATCAAACtgagttaaaattttacgagaattcggaaaaaaatcgtgaccaatttttaaagaatttttatccaatatcaagcgataatttttgagatttttgaaaaagaagtcaTGCGACCattgcaacctatcaaaatgggtaggggagggggggattttggcagaaaatcaaaaactttgtATCGAAG
This region of Planococcus citri chromosome 5, ihPlaCitr1.1, whole genome shotgun sequence genomic DNA includes:
- the LOC135847023 gene encoding uncharacterized protein LOC135847023; this translates as MSTECARKQTHQPAEGEARQPQSSCPIKKKKYRRRLFIGEGDFGYTEGLLNKHLDKHKDLAKYIVACELYDTPVWGAESDIIDERIKRINSLKERGVTVHFGIDGRELHRNPKLKGERFQRIQWNCPYLLPGTSENEFQQVIVDFFYSCEKIQLKGDRIHITLIQGLEDEDWRDRRQYEHNLVKGSMQFGYKLIRKRRFGKDRYPGYQHRKGENLEKLNVPGVHREFVFEKDPTFSVIVNSVPLKMSNDKKTYRIDINKKNGAKTFRPDLGDCYFVCSTDDDSSDYCSSDE
- the LOC135846521 gene encoding uncharacterized protein LOC135846521 encodes the protein MSSQCARKKPNKKYRQRLFIGEGDFSYVEALLNKHIDKHKPLAQAIVATELTTVPELDVEPEIMEERAKRIESLRERGVKILFGIDGTKLHENPIFKGERFKRVHWNCPWRVSTVSERDFVQVIVEFFESCGKIQLKGDRIHVTLTQGLIDDDWHYLRQYEHNLVKASVRAGYKLIRKRRSGRPRYPGYKHRKGDDLVELYLPAQHREFVFEKDPSCPSLKTETEILESLPIKITNSEKTYCIDINKKNVTDKSKITLEECYFVCSTDDDSSDYCSSDE